From the Leptolyngbya sp. O-77 genome, one window contains:
- a CDS encoding glucose-6-phosphate isomerase translates to MDATALWQRYQDWLYFHEGLGLYLDISRMRFTDDFVERMKPKFEKAFKDMAALEAGAIANPDENRMVGHYWLRNPDLSPSPEIKAEIVDTLASIKAFAAKIHAGEIRPPQATKFTDLLSVGIGGSALGPQFVAEALAPEPAPLKIHFIDNTDPAGMDRVLNRLKDRLNSTLVVITSKSGGTPETRNGMLEVKQFYEKHGLNFGQHAVAVTMPGSKMDGVAKSEGWLATFPMQDWVGGRTSELSSVGLLPAALQGIDIQGMLDGAKEMDEATRVPDLRNNPAALLALCWYYAGNGKGEKDMVMLPYKDSLLLFSRYLQQLVMESLGKETDLDGNKVYQGIAVYGNKGSTDQHAYVQQLREGVPNFFVTFIEVLGDRQGDSIEVEPGATSGDFLSGLLQGTRQALYENQRDSITVTVPQVTPRIVGALIALYERAVSLYASLVNINAYHQPGVEAGKKAAASVLELQRQIVATLKATGQPLSLAELADKIGASDQVETVYLIVRHLSANGRGITLSGDLGQPGSLTVSGR, encoded by the coding sequence ATGGATGCCACTGCACTCTGGCAACGCTATCAAGACTGGCTTTACTTCCATGAAGGGCTGGGTCTTTATCTCGATATTAGCCGGATGCGCTTTACGGATGACTTTGTGGAGCGCATGAAACCCAAGTTTGAGAAGGCGTTTAAGGACATGGCGGCGCTGGAAGCAGGGGCGATCGCCAACCCTGATGAAAACCGCATGGTCGGCCACTACTGGCTGCGAAACCCCGACCTCTCGCCCAGTCCAGAGATCAAAGCCGAAATCGTGGATACCCTGGCCAGCATCAAAGCATTTGCCGCCAAAATTCATGCGGGCGAAATCCGTCCACCCCAGGCAACGAAATTCACCGACCTGCTATCGGTCGGCATTGGTGGCTCCGCCCTTGGCCCGCAGTTTGTCGCCGAAGCGCTCGCCCCAGAACCCGCGCCGCTCAAAATTCACTTCATTGACAACACTGACCCCGCAGGCATGGATCGCGTGTTAAATCGGCTCAAAGACCGACTAAACAGCACGCTTGTGGTGATTACCAGCAAATCCGGTGGCACGCCCGAAACCCGCAACGGCATGTTGGAAGTTAAGCAGTTTTATGAAAAGCACGGGCTAAACTTTGGGCAACACGCCGTCGCCGTCACCATGCCCGGTAGCAAAATGGACGGCGTGGCAAAGTCCGAGGGCTGGCTGGCCACGTTCCCCATGCAAGACTGGGTGGGCGGTCGCACCTCCGAACTCTCCAGCGTGGGCTTGCTGCCTGCGGCGCTGCAAGGTATTGATATTCAGGGAATGCTGGACGGCGCAAAGGAAATGGACGAAGCCACCCGCGTCCCCGATCTTCGCAACAATCCCGCCGCCCTCCTAGCGCTGTGCTGGTATTACGCAGGCAACGGCAAGGGCGAAAAAGACATGGTGATGCTGCCCTACAAAGACAGCCTGCTGCTGTTTTCGCGCTATTTGCAGCAGCTGGTGATGGAGTCGCTGGGCAAAGAAACCGATCTCGACGGCAACAAGGTCTATCAGGGCATTGCGGTCTATGGCAACAAGGGGTCTACTGACCAACACGCCTACGTGCAGCAACTCCGCGAGGGCGTGCCCAATTTCTTTGTCACGTTTATCGAGGTGCTGGGCGATCGCCAGGGCGACTCGATCGAAGTGGAACCTGGCGCCACCAGCGGCGATTTTCTGTCGGGGCTGCTGCAAGGCACTCGTCAGGCGCTCTACGAAAACCAGCGCGACTCGATCACAGTGACGGTTCCCCAGGTCACGCCGCGTATCGTCGGTGCACTGATCGCGCTATACGAACGGGCCGTTAGCCTCTACGCTTCGTTGGTGAATATCAACGCCTACCACCAGCCTGGTGTAGAAGCGGGCAAAAAGGCAGCAGCCTCGGTGCTGGAGTTGCAGCGGCAGATCGTCGCCACCCTCAAGGCGACGGGGCAGCCCCTCTCGCTGGCAGAACTAGCAGACAAGATTGGCGCGTCTGACCAAGTGGAAACGGTTTATCTCATCGTTCGTCATCTCAGCGCCAACGGTCGCGGCATTACGCTGTCTGGGGATCTGGGCCAGCCCGGCAGCCTGACGGTTTCTGGCCGCTAA